The Meriones unguiculatus strain TT.TT164.6M chromosome 6, Bangor_MerUng_6.1, whole genome shotgun sequence genome has a window encoding:
- the Trak1 gene encoding trafficking kinesin-binding protein 1 isoform X8, whose translation MTKTYNDIDAVTRLLEEKERDLELAARIGQSLLKKNKTLTERNELLEEQVEHIREEVSQLRHELSMKDELLQFYTSAAEESEPESVCSTPLKRNESSSSVHNYFHLDSLQKKLKDLEEENVVLRSEACQLKTETITYEEKEQQLVNDCVKELRDANVQIASISEELAKKTEDAARQQEEITHLLSQIVDLQKKAKACAVENEELVQHLGAAKDAQRQLTAELRELGEKYAECMEMLHEAQEELKNLRNKTMPNTASRRYHSLGLFPMDSLAAEIEGTMRKELQLEEPDSPDITHQKRVFETVRNVNQVVKQRSLTPSPMNIPGSNQSSAMNSLLSSCVSTPRSSSYGSDGSSVVLDNKTNSILLETEAADLGNEEHSKKPGTPGTPGSHDLETALRRLSLRRENYLSERRFFEEEQERKLRELAEKGELHSGSLTPTESIMSLGTHSRFSEFTGFSGMSFSSRSYLPEKLQIVKPLEGSATLHHWQQLAQPHLGGILDPRPGVVTKGFRTLDVDLDEVYCLNDFEEDDTGDHISLMGLATSTPVQHPGTSGERSRARVAVSGTRSHPSQPQAAPEEMQRPPAPAGLEDEEEGSAHHPGKCMSQTNSTFTFTTCRILHPSDELTRVTPSLNSAPAPACSSSSHLKSTPVATPCTPRRLSLAESFTNVRESTTTMSTSLGLVWLLKEWGISAAVYDPQSWDRAGRDSLLHSYAPRMAVIPSTPPNSPLQTPVASPPSVEFTCTSLSPPYSNFLASKPASSILREVREKKRVRSSESQTDVSVSNLNLVDKVRRFGVARAVNSGRAHIPTLTEDQPPLCGATGPAQALVPGGPLPEGLTLGCPSGIRRNRSFPTMVGSSVQMRAPVILTSGILMGAKVPKQSSLR comes from the exons ATGACTAAGACGTACAATGACATAGACGCAGTCACGAGGCTTCTGGAGGAG AAAGAGCGGGACTTGGAGCTGGCTGCGCGGATTGGGCAGTCGCTGCTGAAGAAGAACAAGACCCTAACGGAGAGGAACGAGCTGTTGGAAGAGCAGGTGGAGCACATCCGGGAGGAG GTGTCTCAGCTGCGGCACGAGCTGTCCATGAAGGATGAGCTGCTTCAGTTCTACACCAGCGCCGCCGAGGAGAGCGAGCCCGAGTCTGTGTGCTCAACCCC GCTGAAGAGGAATGAGTCATCCTCCTCCGTCCATAATTACTTCCACCTGGACTCTCTGCAGAAGAAGCTGAAGGACCTGGAAGAGGAGAATGTTGTACTTCGATCCGAG GCCTGCCAGCTGAAGACGGAGACCATCACCTACGAGGAGAAGGAGCAGCAGCTGGTGAACGACTGCGTGAAGGAGCTGA GGGACGCCAATGTCCAGATTGCAAGCATCTCGGAGGAGCTGGCCAAGAAGACAGAGGACGCCGCCCGCCAGCAGGAGGAGATCACACACCTGCTGTCGCAAATTGTGGACCTACAGAAGAAGGCAAAAGCT TGTGCGGTGGAAAATGAAGAGCTTGTCCAGCATCTGGGCGCAGCCAAGGATGCTCAGCGGCAGCTCACGGCCGAG CTGCGTGAGCTGGGGGAGAAGTACGCGGAGTGCATGGAGATGCTGCACGAGGCACAGGAGGAGCTGAAGAACCTGAGGAACAAGACGATGCCCAACACCGCGTCCCGGCGCTACCACTCGCTGGGCCtgttccccatg GACTCCTTGGCCGCAGAAATTGAGGGAACTATGCGCAAGGAGCTGCAGCTGGAAGAGCCGGATTCCCCGGACATCAC CCACCAGAAGCGTGTCTTTGAGACCGTGAGGAACGTCAATCAGGTGGTCAAGCAGAGGTCGCTGACCCCTTCCCCCATGAACATCCCGGGCTCCAACCAGTCCTCAGCCATGAACTCGCTCCTGTCGAGCTGCGTCAGCACCCCCCGCTCCAGCTCCTACGGCAGCGATGGCAGCAGCGTGGTCCTGGACAACAAGACCAACAGCATCCTCCTGGAAACCGAGGCAGCCGACCTGGG GAATGAGGAGCACAGTAAAAAGCCGGGCACACCGGGCACGCCAGGCTCCCACGACCTGGAGACAGCGCTCCGGCGGCTGTCGCTGCGCCGTGAAAACTACCTGTCTGAGCGGAGGTTCTTCGAGGAAGAGCAGGAGCGGAAGCTGCGGGAGCTGGCTGAGAAGGGGGAGCTGCACAGCGGCTCGCTCACGCCCACCGAGAGCATCATGTCGCTCGGCACGCACTCACGCTTCTCCGAGTTCACCGGCTTCTCCGGCATGTCCTTCAGCAGCCGCTCCTACCTGCCTGAGAAGCTGCAGATCGTGAAACCCCTCGAAG GTTCGGCCACACTTCACCACTGGCAACAACTGGCCCAGCCTCATCTTGGGGGCATCCTGGACCCCCGTCCTGGTGTGGTCACCAAGGGCTTCCGGACTCTGGACGTTGACCTGGATGAAGTGTACTGCCTTAACGACTTTGAGGAAGACGACACAGGTGACCACATTTCTCTCATGGGCCTAGCTACCTCCACGCCAGTTCAGCACCCGGGAACCTCAGGTGAGAGGTCCCGAGCACGTGTGGCTGTCTCAGGCACCAGAAGTCACCCCAGCCAGCCTCAGGCTGCCCCAGAGGAGATGCAGCGGCCGCCAGCGCCAGCGGGCCTGGAGGACGAGGAAGAGGGGTCTG cGCACCACCCCGGGAAGTGCATGTCACAGACCAACTCCACCTTCACCTTCACCACCTGCCGCATCCTGCACCCTTCAGATGAGCTCACTCGGGTCACGCCAAG CCTTAACTCGGCCCCGGCTCCAGCTTGTAGCAGCTCCAGCCACTTGAAATCCACGCCAGTGGCCACACCATGCACCCCCCGGAGACTGAGCCTGGCTGAGTCCTTCACGAACGTCCGCGAGTCCACAACCACCATGAGCACGTCCCTGGGGCTCGTGTGGCTGCTGAAGGAGTGGGGTATCTCGGCAGCTGTGTACGACCCCCAGAGCTGGGACAGGGCCGGCAGGgactccctcctccactcctacGCCCCTAGGATGGCCGTGATCCCGTCCACGCCCCCAAACTCCCCTCTGCAGACGCCCGTGGCCTCCCCGCCCTCCGTGGAATTCACATGCACAAGCCTGAGCCCTCCCTACAGCAACTTCCTGGCCTCCAAGCCTGCCAGCTCCATCCTGAGGGAGGTGAGGGAGAAGAAGCGCGTGCGGAGCAGCGAGAGCCAGACGGATGTGTCCGTCTCCAACCTGAACCTCGTGGACAAAGTCAGGAGGTTCGGGGTGGCCAGAGCAGTGAACTCAGGGCGAGCCCACATCCCCACCCTGACTGAGGACCAGCCCCCGCTGTGTGGAGCCACGGGGCCTGCTCAGGCTCTCGTCCCTGGGGGCCCGCTCCCTGAGGGCCTGACTCTGGGGTGCCCCAGTGGCATCCGGCGGAACCGCAGCTTCCCTACTATGGTGGGGTCCAGCGTGCAGATGAGGGCCCCCGTCATCCTCACCTCGGGCATCTTGATGGGTGCTAAGGTCCCCAAGCAGAGCAGCTTGCGGTGA
- the Trak1 gene encoding trafficking kinesin-binding protein 1 isoform X9, producing the protein MAAFDLTIHGAVRSVPSTARTLTMQKFTDTDYYELDWYYEECSDVLCAERVGQMTKTYNDIDAVTRLLEEKERDLELAARIGQSLLKKNKTLTERNELLEEQVEHIREEVSQLRHELSMKDELLQFYTSAAEESEPESVCSTPLKRNESSSSVHNYFHLDSLQKKLKDLEEENVVLRSEACQLKTETITYEEKEQQLVNDCVKELRDANVQIASISEELAKKTEDAARQQEEITHLLSQIVDLQKKAKACAVENEELVQHLGAAKDAQRQLTAELRELGEKYAECMEMLHEAQEELKNLRNKTMPNTASRRYHSLGLFPMDSLAAEIEGTMRKELQLEEPDSPDITHQKRVFETVRNVNQVVKQRSLTPSPMNIPGSNQSSAMNSLLSSCVSTPRSSSYGSDGSSVVLDNKTNSILLETEAADLGNEEHSKKPGTPGTPGSHDLETALRRLSLRRENYLSERRFFEEEQERKLRELAEKGELHSGSLTPTESIMSLGTHSRFSEFTGFSGMSFSSRSYLPEKLQIVKPLEGSATLHHWQQLAQPHLGGILDPRPGVVTKGFRTLDVDLDEVYCLNDFEEDDTAHHPGKCMSQTNSTFTFTTCRILHPSDELTRVTPSLNSAPAPACSSSSHLKSTPVATPCTPRRLSLAESFTNVRESTTTMSTSLGLVWLLKEWGISAAVYDPQSWDRAGRDSLLHSYAPRMAVIPSTPPNSPLQTPVASPPSVEFTCTSLSPPYSNFLASKPASSILREVREKKRVRSSESQTDVSVSNLNLVDKVRRFGVARAVNSGRAHIPTLTEDQPPLCGATGPAQALVPGGPLPEGLTLGCPSGIRRNRSFPTMVGSSVQMRAPVILTSGILMGAKVPKQSSLR; encoded by the exons TTCTCTGTGCTGAAAGAGTTGGCCAGATGACTAAGACGTACAATGACATAGACGCAGTCACGAGGCTTCTGGAGGAG AAAGAGCGGGACTTGGAGCTGGCTGCGCGGATTGGGCAGTCGCTGCTGAAGAAGAACAAGACCCTAACGGAGAGGAACGAGCTGTTGGAAGAGCAGGTGGAGCACATCCGGGAGGAG GTGTCTCAGCTGCGGCACGAGCTGTCCATGAAGGATGAGCTGCTTCAGTTCTACACCAGCGCCGCCGAGGAGAGCGAGCCCGAGTCTGTGTGCTCAACCCC GCTGAAGAGGAATGAGTCATCCTCCTCCGTCCATAATTACTTCCACCTGGACTCTCTGCAGAAGAAGCTGAAGGACCTGGAAGAGGAGAATGTTGTACTTCGATCCGAG GCCTGCCAGCTGAAGACGGAGACCATCACCTACGAGGAGAAGGAGCAGCAGCTGGTGAACGACTGCGTGAAGGAGCTGA GGGACGCCAATGTCCAGATTGCAAGCATCTCGGAGGAGCTGGCCAAGAAGACAGAGGACGCCGCCCGCCAGCAGGAGGAGATCACACACCTGCTGTCGCAAATTGTGGACCTACAGAAGAAGGCAAAAGCT TGTGCGGTGGAAAATGAAGAGCTTGTCCAGCATCTGGGCGCAGCCAAGGATGCTCAGCGGCAGCTCACGGCCGAG CTGCGTGAGCTGGGGGAGAAGTACGCGGAGTGCATGGAGATGCTGCACGAGGCACAGGAGGAGCTGAAGAACCTGAGGAACAAGACGATGCCCAACACCGCGTCCCGGCGCTACCACTCGCTGGGCCtgttccccatg GACTCCTTGGCCGCAGAAATTGAGGGAACTATGCGCAAGGAGCTGCAGCTGGAAGAGCCGGATTCCCCGGACATCAC CCACCAGAAGCGTGTCTTTGAGACCGTGAGGAACGTCAATCAGGTGGTCAAGCAGAGGTCGCTGACCCCTTCCCCCATGAACATCCCGGGCTCCAACCAGTCCTCAGCCATGAACTCGCTCCTGTCGAGCTGCGTCAGCACCCCCCGCTCCAGCTCCTACGGCAGCGATGGCAGCAGCGTGGTCCTGGACAACAAGACCAACAGCATCCTCCTGGAAACCGAGGCAGCCGACCTGGG GAATGAGGAGCACAGTAAAAAGCCGGGCACACCGGGCACGCCAGGCTCCCACGACCTGGAGACAGCGCTCCGGCGGCTGTCGCTGCGCCGTGAAAACTACCTGTCTGAGCGGAGGTTCTTCGAGGAAGAGCAGGAGCGGAAGCTGCGGGAGCTGGCTGAGAAGGGGGAGCTGCACAGCGGCTCGCTCACGCCCACCGAGAGCATCATGTCGCTCGGCACGCACTCACGCTTCTCCGAGTTCACCGGCTTCTCCGGCATGTCCTTCAGCAGCCGCTCCTACCTGCCTGAGAAGCTGCAGATCGTGAAACCCCTCGAAG GTTCGGCCACACTTCACCACTGGCAACAACTGGCCCAGCCTCATCTTGGGGGCATCCTGGACCCCCGTCCTGGTGTGGTCACCAAGGGCTTCCGGACTCTGGACGTTGACCTGGATGAAGTGTACTGCCTTAACGACTTTGAGGAAGACGACACAG cGCACCACCCCGGGAAGTGCATGTCACAGACCAACTCCACCTTCACCTTCACCACCTGCCGCATCCTGCACCCTTCAGATGAGCTCACTCGGGTCACGCCAAG CCTTAACTCGGCCCCGGCTCCAGCTTGTAGCAGCTCCAGCCACTTGAAATCCACGCCAGTGGCCACACCATGCACCCCCCGGAGACTGAGCCTGGCTGAGTCCTTCACGAACGTCCGCGAGTCCACAACCACCATGAGCACGTCCCTGGGGCTCGTGTGGCTGCTGAAGGAGTGGGGTATCTCGGCAGCTGTGTACGACCCCCAGAGCTGGGACAGGGCCGGCAGGgactccctcctccactcctacGCCCCTAGGATGGCCGTGATCCCGTCCACGCCCCCAAACTCCCCTCTGCAGACGCCCGTGGCCTCCCCGCCCTCCGTGGAATTCACATGCACAAGCCTGAGCCCTCCCTACAGCAACTTCCTGGCCTCCAAGCCTGCCAGCTCCATCCTGAGGGAGGTGAGGGAGAAGAAGCGCGTGCGGAGCAGCGAGAGCCAGACGGATGTGTCCGTCTCCAACCTGAACCTCGTGGACAAAGTCAGGAGGTTCGGGGTGGCCAGAGCAGTGAACTCAGGGCGAGCCCACATCCCCACCCTGACTGAGGACCAGCCCCCGCTGTGTGGAGCCACGGGGCCTGCTCAGGCTCTCGTCCCTGGGGGCCCGCTCCCTGAGGGCCTGACTCTGGGGTGCCCCAGTGGCATCCGGCGGAACCGCAGCTTCCCTACTATGGTGGGGTCCAGCGTGCAGATGAGGGCCCCCGTCATCCTCACCTCGGGCATCTTGATGGGTGCTAAGGTCCCCAAGCAGAGCAGCTTGCGGTGA
- the Trak1 gene encoding trafficking kinesin-binding protein 1 isoform X6, translating into MGARELASAEGTASVTERMAVLCAERVGQMTKTYNDIDAVTRLLEEKERDLELAARIGQSLLKKNKTLTERNELLEEQVEHIREEVSQLRHELSMKDELLQFYTSAAEESEPESVCSTPLKRNESSSSVHNYFHLDSLQKKLKDLEEENVVLRSEACQLKTETITYEEKEQQLVNDCVKELRDANVQIASISEELAKKTEDAARQQEEITHLLSQIVDLQKKAKACAVENEELVQHLGAAKDAQRQLTAELRELGEKYAECMEMLHEAQEELKNLRNKTMPNTASRRYHSLGLFPMDSLAAEIEGTMRKELQLEEPDSPDITHQKRVFETVRNVNQVVKQRSLTPSPMNIPGSNQSSAMNSLLSSCVSTPRSSSYGSDGSSVVLDNKTNSILLETEAADLGNEEHSKKPGTPGTPGSHDLETALRRLSLRRENYLSERRFFEEEQERKLRELAEKGELHSGSLTPTESIMSLGTHSRFSEFTGFSGMSFSSRSYLPEKLQIVKPLEGSATLHHWQQLAQPHLGGILDPRPGVVTKGFRTLDVDLDEVYCLNDFEEDDTGDHISLMGLATSTPVQHPGTSGERSRARVAVSGTRSHPSQPQAAPEEMQRPPAPAGLEDEEEGSAHHPGKCMSQTNSTFTFTTCRILHPSDELTRVTPSLNSAPAPACSSSSHLKSTPVATPCTPRRLSLAESFTNVRESTTTMSTSLGLVWLLKEWGISAAVYDPQSWDRAGRDSLLHSYAPRMAVIPSTPPNSPLQTPVASPPSVEFTCTSLSPPYSNFLASKPASSILREVREKKRVRSSESQTDVSVSNLNLVDKVRRFGVARAVNSGRAHIPTLTEDQPPLCGATGPAQALVPGGPLPEGLTLGCPSGIRRNRSFPTMVGSSVQMRAPVILTSGILMGAKVPKQSSLR; encoded by the exons TTCTCTGTGCTGAAAGAGTTGGCCAGATGACTAAGACGTACAATGACATAGACGCAGTCACGAGGCTTCTGGAGGAG AAAGAGCGGGACTTGGAGCTGGCTGCGCGGATTGGGCAGTCGCTGCTGAAGAAGAACAAGACCCTAACGGAGAGGAACGAGCTGTTGGAAGAGCAGGTGGAGCACATCCGGGAGGAG GTGTCTCAGCTGCGGCACGAGCTGTCCATGAAGGATGAGCTGCTTCAGTTCTACACCAGCGCCGCCGAGGAGAGCGAGCCCGAGTCTGTGTGCTCAACCCC GCTGAAGAGGAATGAGTCATCCTCCTCCGTCCATAATTACTTCCACCTGGACTCTCTGCAGAAGAAGCTGAAGGACCTGGAAGAGGAGAATGTTGTACTTCGATCCGAG GCCTGCCAGCTGAAGACGGAGACCATCACCTACGAGGAGAAGGAGCAGCAGCTGGTGAACGACTGCGTGAAGGAGCTGA GGGACGCCAATGTCCAGATTGCAAGCATCTCGGAGGAGCTGGCCAAGAAGACAGAGGACGCCGCCCGCCAGCAGGAGGAGATCACACACCTGCTGTCGCAAATTGTGGACCTACAGAAGAAGGCAAAAGCT TGTGCGGTGGAAAATGAAGAGCTTGTCCAGCATCTGGGCGCAGCCAAGGATGCTCAGCGGCAGCTCACGGCCGAG CTGCGTGAGCTGGGGGAGAAGTACGCGGAGTGCATGGAGATGCTGCACGAGGCACAGGAGGAGCTGAAGAACCTGAGGAACAAGACGATGCCCAACACCGCGTCCCGGCGCTACCACTCGCTGGGCCtgttccccatg GACTCCTTGGCCGCAGAAATTGAGGGAACTATGCGCAAGGAGCTGCAGCTGGAAGAGCCGGATTCCCCGGACATCAC CCACCAGAAGCGTGTCTTTGAGACCGTGAGGAACGTCAATCAGGTGGTCAAGCAGAGGTCGCTGACCCCTTCCCCCATGAACATCCCGGGCTCCAACCAGTCCTCAGCCATGAACTCGCTCCTGTCGAGCTGCGTCAGCACCCCCCGCTCCAGCTCCTACGGCAGCGATGGCAGCAGCGTGGTCCTGGACAACAAGACCAACAGCATCCTCCTGGAAACCGAGGCAGCCGACCTGGG GAATGAGGAGCACAGTAAAAAGCCGGGCACACCGGGCACGCCAGGCTCCCACGACCTGGAGACAGCGCTCCGGCGGCTGTCGCTGCGCCGTGAAAACTACCTGTCTGAGCGGAGGTTCTTCGAGGAAGAGCAGGAGCGGAAGCTGCGGGAGCTGGCTGAGAAGGGGGAGCTGCACAGCGGCTCGCTCACGCCCACCGAGAGCATCATGTCGCTCGGCACGCACTCACGCTTCTCCGAGTTCACCGGCTTCTCCGGCATGTCCTTCAGCAGCCGCTCCTACCTGCCTGAGAAGCTGCAGATCGTGAAACCCCTCGAAG GTTCGGCCACACTTCACCACTGGCAACAACTGGCCCAGCCTCATCTTGGGGGCATCCTGGACCCCCGTCCTGGTGTGGTCACCAAGGGCTTCCGGACTCTGGACGTTGACCTGGATGAAGTGTACTGCCTTAACGACTTTGAGGAAGACGACACAGGTGACCACATTTCTCTCATGGGCCTAGCTACCTCCACGCCAGTTCAGCACCCGGGAACCTCAGGTGAGAGGTCCCGAGCACGTGTGGCTGTCTCAGGCACCAGAAGTCACCCCAGCCAGCCTCAGGCTGCCCCAGAGGAGATGCAGCGGCCGCCAGCGCCAGCGGGCCTGGAGGACGAGGAAGAGGGGTCTG cGCACCACCCCGGGAAGTGCATGTCACAGACCAACTCCACCTTCACCTTCACCACCTGCCGCATCCTGCACCCTTCAGATGAGCTCACTCGGGTCACGCCAAG CCTTAACTCGGCCCCGGCTCCAGCTTGTAGCAGCTCCAGCCACTTGAAATCCACGCCAGTGGCCACACCATGCACCCCCCGGAGACTGAGCCTGGCTGAGTCCTTCACGAACGTCCGCGAGTCCACAACCACCATGAGCACGTCCCTGGGGCTCGTGTGGCTGCTGAAGGAGTGGGGTATCTCGGCAGCTGTGTACGACCCCCAGAGCTGGGACAGGGCCGGCAGGgactccctcctccactcctacGCCCCTAGGATGGCCGTGATCCCGTCCACGCCCCCAAACTCCCCTCTGCAGACGCCCGTGGCCTCCCCGCCCTCCGTGGAATTCACATGCACAAGCCTGAGCCCTCCCTACAGCAACTTCCTGGCCTCCAAGCCTGCCAGCTCCATCCTGAGGGAGGTGAGGGAGAAGAAGCGCGTGCGGAGCAGCGAGAGCCAGACGGATGTGTCCGTCTCCAACCTGAACCTCGTGGACAAAGTCAGGAGGTTCGGGGTGGCCAGAGCAGTGAACTCAGGGCGAGCCCACATCCCCACCCTGACTGAGGACCAGCCCCCGCTGTGTGGAGCCACGGGGCCTGCTCAGGCTCTCGTCCCTGGGGGCCCGCTCCCTGAGGGCCTGACTCTGGGGTGCCCCAGTGGCATCCGGCGGAACCGCAGCTTCCCTACTATGGTGGGGTCCAGCGTGCAGATGAGGGCCCCCGTCATCCTCACCTCGGGCATCTTGATGGGTGCTAAGGTCCCCAAGCAGAGCAGCTTGCGGTGA
- the Trak1 gene encoding trafficking kinesin-binding protein 1 isoform X2 codes for MSLRDVGGEEECFECDCREGEKAATLEQDDFLDVLEDVLCAERVGQMTKTYNDIDAVTRLLEEKERDLELAARIGQSLLKKNKTLTERNELLEEQVEHIREEVSQLRHELSMKDELLQFYTSAAEESEPESVCSTPLKRNESSSSVHNYFHLDSLQKKLKDLEEENVVLRSEACQLKTETITYEEKEQQLVNDCVKELRDANVQIASISEELAKKTEDAARQQEEITHLLSQIVDLQKKAKACAVENEELVQHLGAAKDAQRQLTAELRELGEKYAECMEMLHEAQEELKNLRNKTMPNTASRRYHSLGLFPMDSLAAEIEGTMRKELQLEEPDSPDITHQKRVFETVRNVNQVVKQRSLTPSPMNIPGSNQSSAMNSLLSSCVSTPRSSSYGSDGSSVVLDNKTNSILLETEAADLGNEEHSKKPGTPGTPGSHDLETALRRLSLRRENYLSERRFFEEEQERKLRELAEKGELHSGSLTPTESIMSLGTHSRFSEFTGFSGMSFSSRSYLPEKLQIVKPLEGSATLHHWQQLAQPHLGGILDPRPGVVTKGFRTLDVDLDEVYCLNDFEEDDTGDHISLMGLATSTPVQHPGTSGERSRARVAVSGTRSHPSQPQAAPEEMQRPPAPAGLEDEEEGSAHHPGKCMSQTNSTFTFTTCRILHPSDELTRVTPSLNSAPAPACSSSSHLKSTPVATPCTPRRLSLAESFTNVRESTTTMSTSLGLVWLLKEWGISAAVYDPQSWDRAGRDSLLHSYAPRMAVIPSTPPNSPLQTPVASPPSVEFTCTSLSPPYSNFLASKPASSILREVREKKRVRSSESQTDVSVSNLNLVDKVRRFGVARAVNSGRAHIPTLTEDQPPLCGATGPAQALVPGGPLPEGLTLGCPSGIRRNRSFPTMVGSSVQMRAPVILTSGILMGAKVPKQSSLR; via the exons TTCTCTGTGCTGAAAGAGTTGGCCAGATGACTAAGACGTACAATGACATAGACGCAGTCACGAGGCTTCTGGAGGAG AAAGAGCGGGACTTGGAGCTGGCTGCGCGGATTGGGCAGTCGCTGCTGAAGAAGAACAAGACCCTAACGGAGAGGAACGAGCTGTTGGAAGAGCAGGTGGAGCACATCCGGGAGGAG GTGTCTCAGCTGCGGCACGAGCTGTCCATGAAGGATGAGCTGCTTCAGTTCTACACCAGCGCCGCCGAGGAGAGCGAGCCCGAGTCTGTGTGCTCAACCCC GCTGAAGAGGAATGAGTCATCCTCCTCCGTCCATAATTACTTCCACCTGGACTCTCTGCAGAAGAAGCTGAAGGACCTGGAAGAGGAGAATGTTGTACTTCGATCCGAG GCCTGCCAGCTGAAGACGGAGACCATCACCTACGAGGAGAAGGAGCAGCAGCTGGTGAACGACTGCGTGAAGGAGCTGA GGGACGCCAATGTCCAGATTGCAAGCATCTCGGAGGAGCTGGCCAAGAAGACAGAGGACGCCGCCCGCCAGCAGGAGGAGATCACACACCTGCTGTCGCAAATTGTGGACCTACAGAAGAAGGCAAAAGCT TGTGCGGTGGAAAATGAAGAGCTTGTCCAGCATCTGGGCGCAGCCAAGGATGCTCAGCGGCAGCTCACGGCCGAG CTGCGTGAGCTGGGGGAGAAGTACGCGGAGTGCATGGAGATGCTGCACGAGGCACAGGAGGAGCTGAAGAACCTGAGGAACAAGACGATGCCCAACACCGCGTCCCGGCGCTACCACTCGCTGGGCCtgttccccatg GACTCCTTGGCCGCAGAAATTGAGGGAACTATGCGCAAGGAGCTGCAGCTGGAAGAGCCGGATTCCCCGGACATCAC CCACCAGAAGCGTGTCTTTGAGACCGTGAGGAACGTCAATCAGGTGGTCAAGCAGAGGTCGCTGACCCCTTCCCCCATGAACATCCCGGGCTCCAACCAGTCCTCAGCCATGAACTCGCTCCTGTCGAGCTGCGTCAGCACCCCCCGCTCCAGCTCCTACGGCAGCGATGGCAGCAGCGTGGTCCTGGACAACAAGACCAACAGCATCCTCCTGGAAACCGAGGCAGCCGACCTGGG GAATGAGGAGCACAGTAAAAAGCCGGGCACACCGGGCACGCCAGGCTCCCACGACCTGGAGACAGCGCTCCGGCGGCTGTCGCTGCGCCGTGAAAACTACCTGTCTGAGCGGAGGTTCTTCGAGGAAGAGCAGGAGCGGAAGCTGCGGGAGCTGGCTGAGAAGGGGGAGCTGCACAGCGGCTCGCTCACGCCCACCGAGAGCATCATGTCGCTCGGCACGCACTCACGCTTCTCCGAGTTCACCGGCTTCTCCGGCATGTCCTTCAGCAGCCGCTCCTACCTGCCTGAGAAGCTGCAGATCGTGAAACCCCTCGAAG GTTCGGCCACACTTCACCACTGGCAACAACTGGCCCAGCCTCATCTTGGGGGCATCCTGGACCCCCGTCCTGGTGTGGTCACCAAGGGCTTCCGGACTCTGGACGTTGACCTGGATGAAGTGTACTGCCTTAACGACTTTGAGGAAGACGACACAGGTGACCACATTTCTCTCATGGGCCTAGCTACCTCCACGCCAGTTCAGCACCCGGGAACCTCAGGTGAGAGGTCCCGAGCACGTGTGGCTGTCTCAGGCACCAGAAGTCACCCCAGCCAGCCTCAGGCTGCCCCAGAGGAGATGCAGCGGCCGCCAGCGCCAGCGGGCCTGGAGGACGAGGAAGAGGGGTCTG cGCACCACCCCGGGAAGTGCATGTCACAGACCAACTCCACCTTCACCTTCACCACCTGCCGCATCCTGCACCCTTCAGATGAGCTCACTCGGGTCACGCCAAG CCTTAACTCGGCCCCGGCTCCAGCTTGTAGCAGCTCCAGCCACTTGAAATCCACGCCAGTGGCCACACCATGCACCCCCCGGAGACTGAGCCTGGCTGAGTCCTTCACGAACGTCCGCGAGTCCACAACCACCATGAGCACGTCCCTGGGGCTCGTGTGGCTGCTGAAGGAGTGGGGTATCTCGGCAGCTGTGTACGACCCCCAGAGCTGGGACAGGGCCGGCAGGgactccctcctccactcctacGCCCCTAGGATGGCCGTGATCCCGTCCACGCCCCCAAACTCCCCTCTGCAGACGCCCGTGGCCTCCCCGCCCTCCGTGGAATTCACATGCACAAGCCTGAGCCCTCCCTACAGCAACTTCCTGGCCTCCAAGCCTGCCAGCTCCATCCTGAGGGAGGTGAGGGAGAAGAAGCGCGTGCGGAGCAGCGAGAGCCAGACGGATGTGTCCGTCTCCAACCTGAACCTCGTGGACAAAGTCAGGAGGTTCGGGGTGGCCAGAGCAGTGAACTCAGGGCGAGCCCACATCCCCACCCTGACTGAGGACCAGCCCCCGCTGTGTGGAGCCACGGGGCCTGCTCAGGCTCTCGTCCCTGGGGGCCCGCTCCCTGAGGGCCTGACTCTGGGGTGCCCCAGTGGCATCCGGCGGAACCGCAGCTTCCCTACTATGGTGGGGTCCAGCGTGCAGATGAGGGCCCCCGTCATCCTCACCTCGGGCATCTTGATGGGTGCTAAGGTCCCCAAGCAGAGCAGCTTGCGGTGA